A genomic segment from Desulfonatronum lacustre DSM 10312 encodes:
- a CDS encoding type II toxin-antitoxin system RelE/ParE family toxin, whose protein sequence is MKYTLRFRKEAESDIENASIWYEGQLPGLGHEFLDKIDKTLDTVQKNPFMYPVVHRNTRRALIGKFPFAIYYRILESIILIIAVMHGSRNPLRWKERS, encoded by the coding sequence GTGAAGTATACGCTGCGATTCCGGAAAGAAGCCGAGTCGGATATCGAGAACGCGTCAATATGGTATGAAGGGCAACTGCCTGGTCTCGGACATGAATTCTTGGATAAAATTGATAAGACGCTGGATACGGTTCAGAAAAATCCATTTATGTATCCTGTTGTTCATCGGAATACGCGCCGAGCATTGATCGGTAAATTCCCCTTTGCAATATACTACCGGATCCTAGAAAGTATTATTCTCATCATCGCCGTGATGCACGGAAGCCGCAATCCTCTCCGGTGGAAGGAAAGAAGCTGA
- a CDS encoding addiction module protein, whose product MHNLELRQMPVDQRIRLVENIWDSIAADQHLIEMTDAQRELLNIRLDAFESDLDYGTDAKTVMERIRKKL is encoded by the coding sequence ATGCACAACCTTGAATTACGTCAAATGCCCGTTGATCAAAGAATACGGCTTGTCGAGAACATCTGGGACAGCATTGCGGCTGATCAACATCTCATCGAGATGACCGATGCTCAACGCGAGCTGCTGAACATTCGTCTTGACGCCTTTGAGTCGGACCTTGACTATGGAACCGATGCCAAAACAGTCATGGAGAGAATTCGGAAAAAGCTGTGA